From the Hemitrygon akajei chromosome 24, sHemAka1.3, whole genome shotgun sequence genome, the window ATTTAACGTCTGTGTACAAGTATCCGAAACTGCTAAGGACCGGGACGGAGCCGGAGATTCCAGGATAGGGTGAGATTAATTTCCATGGTTTTATATTAGTTTGGAAATGTGGCGGCTGATCAGGGATCATCAGCGGACCTGCGCCGCGAAGGAAATCCTGCCTTACTGCTTTTTGGGAGGGTTTTTCACGAGATTGCACTCAGTCAGGCAAtgaaggcagggcagtgggaTTGTCAATAGTTCAGTGAGAAGAACTTCAGAAGTTGCAAAGGCTGAGCTTGTTTTCCAAGCGGCGAAAGCCGCTGACGGATGACCTGACAAAAGAAAATAAGATAACAGCTACAGAGATGgtgtagacagtcagaatcgCTTTTCCTTGGTAGGATCAACATTGAGGTAAGGTTTATATTTACCTTGAAGGAACGAAAAGAAACTTATCCGAATATAAGTGAtaggttttttttaatttattttaatttttaaataaatatggagaaaaaGCACCGTAACCGTCCCTTCTGGCCCGACGAGACTGTGCCGCGCAATTACCCCCATGTAATCAATTAATCTACTGGCGTCTCAAGTTTCTGCGGTTGAAAAGTTTGTAATATGAGGAATGTTCCATGATCCTGGGCTTCTACTCTCCGTAAGTCAGAAGAATGGGGGTTGTCTTCATCGAAACCTGTCGAATGTTAAACGGCctcgatagagtagatatggagtaGATATTTCCTATGGTAATGTAGGCTAAGAATAaacgacacagcctcagaatagagggccgtcCTTTTAGAAGCGAGATTATGAGGACTTCCtaaagccagagaatggtgattctgtggaattcatccagCAGACTGctgtatatttatatatttttaacgCAAATGTTAATAGCTttttaattggtcagggcatgatcgAATACGGGGTGGGGGAAGCAAGAGATTTggtctgagaaggaaaatggcggaacagactcgatcgaccaaatagcctcattctgcccctatatcttaccGACTCATAATCTTATGTGCGCGGAAAGcgtagcacacagaagaaatcCACGCGTTTTCGGGGTCAACTTCTAAATTCCCTGCAGACAGCGGCGTGAATGGAACTTGGTTCGTTGGTGCTGCGGCAACGCTATGCCAATCACTATTGAACCATGTCGTCCATAATCAGTTGAGAGCTTCAGCGTGGCTGCCAGAATGGCAAACATCATATCCAATGACTACGTTTCAGAGATATTTATGCAGGGACATGAGCAGATGAGACATACAGGGTCACAGATTAAAAGGGTTGAAAAAATTATTGGTGTAAATGGGAAAATCGTAGGCATGGCCTGCTCGGCCAAGGGCCTGTCCCTACAATGTACTTGTAGCAATAGTAGTAGTAATGCTAGTAATGGTTGTAGTGGAGCAGTGGTTGAAGTAGTTTACAAGGTTATGAGAGCAGAGATAGAGTTGactgacagtatctttttccagggtagaaatgcacaggacatgtgtttaagttgagagggggtAAGATGAAATGATATGTAATCAGCAGGAATGTGCTGTCTGAGGTGGTGGTGGCAAATACATTGAGATTTTTTAAAAGACGTTTGGAtgagcacatgaatgtgagggaattgCAGATTGTGTCACCAGACGCGATTCATACTATTGGCCATGTGACTACGTATTTAGTTGTTTCTGCCCAATATTGTGGGATATTTCTGTACTGTATTCCTGCGCAttatacagtactctgcaaaagtcttaggcacatactgtATTTAGAGACTCAggtggaacaggcctttctgcccaatGAGCccgcaccgcccagcaaccaACCTATTTAACCGCAGCCTCATCACGAGattgtcatggttccggttggccgttcccctttaacacttctttctccctgatcatgccccaatttcagtcaattgctgccagttacccaattaccgtacatctggctttcatcagagactgggaaataaatacgatggcgaCTCGATAacaggttgccagttcgttggtcgattcTAGTGTGATACGTCGTTCCCTGTTCCGATTAAAACCGGTAAttctaagttccgctctagttctcgagagtccctgtgaatcccgtctccttgtcaagattcctctggtttcctgctctacgttcaggtctacgccagcctccccaactgagcCGACGTGCCAGTGTCCAGCGCCTGGGCTCTCTTCCGTCGCCCTCCTGTAACAGAGATATTAGCAGCCTGCTCACTCGAGTCCAGTGTAATATTCTCCTAGCTGCAGAGGATGATCCAGGATCCACAGAACCGCGGTGTTCGGGTGGATACCCTTCATAGGGAACGCCTCCGTGTGACTTTGTTTCACTTGGGGAGGCTCAAacacgggcagccaccacacggtGTTTGACAGTTCTGGgcggtcagggtccagtggcgaGTAATGAAAGAAGATTGTGGTCTCTGCGCTGCAGCAGACTTACTCCATCTTCACTGCCATATTATGTGTCCTGTTTCTGTTCCGTGTGGCCCCCTTCCTTCTTCGTTCTCCTTCCCCCCTCAATAGCTTTTCGCTCAATTCTTCACCCCTCTAACTTCCACAATTTTTCCACTACCAGATCCGACAATGTCGCACTCTGAAGGAATGTCCAATTCGACGCTCACTGGGAATCTCTCCTCCTACAATTTCACGGATAGTCGATTCAGCAAGGAATGGGGAGCACCTTCCGTCATGTCAATGGTTATCATCATCCTCTCCATCCTACTGGGCGTCCCGGGCAACGGCGCAGTCATCTGGGTGACCGGCTTCAAAATGAAGTCCACTGCCCACACTGTGTTCTTTCTGAACCTGGCTGCGGCTGACCTGATGTATTGCCTATTTCTCCCCTTCCTCACGATTCACATCTCCGAGCTTCACAGTGGGTACTTCATTAACATCAACGTGCAATTGTGTATATTAATTATGTACCTAAACGCTTTTGCCAGCGTATGTCTGATATGTCTGATCAGCATCTATCGCTGCCTCGCTGTTACACGGCCCATCTGGTTCCAGCAACATCTGAGACTCGCATGGGTACGTGTGACCTGCTTCGTGGCCTGGGTCATAGCCATCGCCATGTGGCTGGCTCTACTCTTCAGTTGGTATACTTACAATACTATACCTATTGTGTCGTCCTTCGGCTTCTACCCCCCCTTTGTGATTATGGTTATTAGTTACGCCGTCCTTGGCTGGAGGCTGCACAGGGAAAGGTTTGCTAAGTCCTGGAAGCCCATACGCCTGATCGTGATCGCGGTCGCCGCCTTTGTGATATGCTGGCTCCCCTTCAGTCTCTGCGTCCTCTCAATACATTTCTACATAACTGTTCCTGTGGGATGGTGCATATTCTTTCAAGCCCTGGCCTCATTCAACAGCGCCCTCAACCCTCTTATCTACGTCTTCGCCGGCAGCGACTTCCGTCAGGTCTTCAAGCGCTCCGTGTTTGCCTCGCTCCAGCTGGCCTTCGCCGAGCATGAGCTACAGGGTGAGACCCCGAACCGCAATCCCACCTCAAATAGGAATGTCTGACGGAATAGCTCGTCGGCCCTCAGCCGACCAATATCTCCTGACCACAGACACAGTGGACGGTCGGCTGCAAGTATGATCAGCGTTCGATGCTTTCCTGCACTTTTATTCTAATCTCTTAGAACATAGAgtgtagaacagtatagcacagggaGAGGCCATTCGCCCTACAATGGCCGGGATCAATTAAATCAGTAAATTAATGACAAATTAatctaatcccctctgcctacgcACTGTCGATATCCTTCCATTAAGCTCATTTTGCCGATATAAACATCTCTACAAAGACTCTAAACTATCTGTGTTTACCACCAACCCAGTCTGCGCAGcaccaagcacccaccactctgtgtgtaaactATTTGCACCTCACATATCCTATGGAATAACGCCCTCTactcttaaatgcatgccctttgaTGTTAGACATTTCAAACTTGGGTAAAATATACTCTCTGTCTGTGCATTTCATAACCTGCCAAAATTCTATCAGGTCTCCGCTCTCTTGGAGCCGGCCCAATTTCCACTCCGATATAGCAATCGCTGACTTCCTCCaattgatggcatgaaaattgatttctcaaacttacgaTAATGCCCTCCCTGCGATACAACTCCACATCCCCTATTTTCCTTTCTCACCTTGCGTGCCCATCGCTTCCCTCTGTTGTGCCTTCTACCTTATCTTTCTTTCATCAGCTTCTGTCCTCTTCCCTTTTCGAGCCTTGTATGTCTTTCACCAGtcatcttcccagctctttacttcatccctcccttctCGGTTTCCAGTATtaacttgtgtttctctctcacctctcccgaccttttcaatctactcctcatcatttACCGCCCGGTCCTGCCGAATtttctcaacccgaaacgtcgactgtacatttttccaagatgctgtctggcttctTGTGTTCTCCAGAAATTTGTATGtttctcggatttccagcatctgcagatttgatcctttccacatctactctggctTGGccgttcaatattcaaaaggttttaatGACATCCCATCAAACCTTTTGAATTCCAGAAAGTACAGACCCGGAGATATccaacgttcctcgtatgatatcCTTTTCATTACcggaatcatccttctgaacctcctttgagccctctccagtgCCTGCACTTCTTTTCTCAGATGAAcagcccaaactgttcacaatacacaagTGAGGACTCACCGgtgccttaaaaagcctctatagaccaatatctttattgaatgtagattccaagatcttttccaagttactggcatccaggctggagaaggtattacccctaattatttcggaagatcaaactggttttattaaaaatcgctattcttttttcaatgttaggagattggtgaatattgtttatactccttcacatagcacttcagaatgtgtcatttcattagatgtggagaaagcatttgatagagttgaatggccatacttatttaatgtgcttgagaagtttaattttagtccgacatttatttcctggattaaactgatatatcatactccagtagcctcggtacttactaacaatcaaagatctcccttttttcgtttatttcggggtactagacaaggctgtcctcttagtccattattatttgatattgctttagaacccttggcaattgctatcagagaatcacagaacatttttggcattaatcgtgggacagatatacataagctatcattaaatgcagatgatttattattgtttatttctgatcctgagaaatccattcctgcagttggctcaatttagtaatttttccgggtataaattaaatcttaataagagtgaattgtttcctttaaatagacaggttccaatttatggaaatttcccttataaattagttaatgactcttttatttacttagggattaaaatcacaaaaaactataaggacttatttaaggttaattttttacccttaatcgatcagattaaatgttttattactaaatggtcaccagtatctttatctctgataggtcggattaatactattaagatggttattttacccaagtttttatatatatttcaagcggtaccaatttttattccgaaatctttttttgctaatgttgattcaaaaatttcctcatatatatggcagaataaaactcctagattaggtaaaaaaatatttacagaaggcaaggaaggaaggtggattcgcattgcctaattttagattttattattgggctgttaatatccgatatttgatatgttgatTAAAGGAtcgggatatatcttttagccctcattgggtgaacctagaaattaaatctgtacaagaagtttcattgggttctattttagggacttctcttccctttgttctttctaaattgccgaaacgaattgacaacccgatagttaaccatactttacgtatatggtttcaatttcggaactTTTTtcggttgactcagtttgttttaaatattcctattgtattcAATTgcttttttatccttctattatagaccaagcttttcagcttggaagactaaaggattaatacgattttccgatttatttttggataattgttttatgtcttttgaacaattatctaataaatataatttgcctagatttcatttttttagattttacagattaggaatttcttaaatactgtacttcctacttttccaaattttctgTCTTTagatattttggagaatttgtttgaactaaatccttcttagaaagggctaatatcaaaactttacaatataattatgaagatacgttcagagcccttctataagattaaaaatgattgggaaagagaacttaaccttactatccctattgagaattgggataaaattcttcaattagttaatacatcatctatatgtgctaaacattcattaatacagtttaaggttgtgcatagggctcatatgtccaaggataaattggctcatttttattcctatataaatcctatttgtgacagatgtcattctgagacagcgtctttaactcatatgttctggtcctgtccgcttttgaaaaaatattggaaagacatttttgatattatttctacggtattgaacattgatttataacctcatcctattactgcaatttttggtttaccaatgatggactcactccatttatcctcttctgcttgtcgaatgattgcatttcttacattaatggctagaagatgtattttgttgaattggaaagaaattaatcctcctaccgtatttcattggttttctccaactatgttatgtctaaatttagaaaaaattagaagtgttgtatttgatacttctattaaatttgaaaaaatatggagaccatttattcaatattttcatatgatgtaatatgaccctgttccaagcctatttgtttttccagtttcgattttatatatgttgagagaatcggagttgacgacactgatgattttgaaTTTTTGTGAGTTATTATAAAAAgcccttttttcccattttttctttttctttttctcttttttcttttttttgttttttccttattagatattagattattagattaggtttttttgcatattttcttttctttttcttttttctgtttttttaaatatatattatgatatacctaggtttgccttgtttatttgtaaattttatcgtccatgatttgggaatactcatttatactgtaaccaTTGCTTAtgaattctttcatgttcagttgaaatgtgtatgtttgtaatcccattacctaagtatcaattttattttgttgatattaataaaaataataataataataaaaagattgaaaaagaaataaaaaaaaataagaaaaagcctcagcatcacatccctgctcctgtattccAGAACGCTTGAAATGAATacgaacattgcatttgtcttcttcaccaccgattttacctccaaattaacctttaggtgtTTCCTTCGCATCTCCGATTTTCTGATTTtctcccccatttagaaaataggccgtacatttttttctgttaccaaagtgcatgaccatatatatttcatttgccacttttatgCCCATTCCCCGAATCTGTCTAAGTCCGTCTGCATCCTATCTGTCTCAATTCTAACTCCCGCTCCACCAATCTTCCAATCATCTTCaaactattccatcatctaacttattgatatacaacataaaaagaagagtTCCCGGCACCAACCACTGCAGAATACCTCTACTcaccaatttatttttttttgtatcttaAGCTTCCTGATCACCTCCGGTTTATTACAtaaacccaatccagaatagctgatcccaaagtaggctcaatgacaaacttttCTACAAAACCATCTCCTAGGCGTTCAACAacctcactctcttgagattcatttccaacctgatttttccaaccgacctgcatgttgaaatctcgtATGACTATCATggcattgtccttttgacacgcctattctatttcctgttgtaagcTGTGGTCCATATCCCAGATACTCTTGGGGCGCTTTTGTATACCTTCATCAGAGtcattttactcttgcagttgCTTAACTCAGCCGACAAGGATTGAATATcgtccgatcctatgtcacatctttctactgaattgatcccattctttaccagcagagccgccccaccccctctgccttccttcctATCCCTCTAATACAATGTGCAGCCTTTGATATTTGGCTCCTAACTGCAACCTtccttcagccacgactcagtgatgaaCAGAATATCGTACCTGAGAATTTGTAATAATGCAAcaggatcatctaccttatttcataaactccgtgcattgagatacaacataTTGCGGACTGGATTTGCTACCATTTAtaattctgcatctctaatgcactgacactcaccctgctgactgcaattATGTTCAAACATCTGCCTGCCGGGCGGGGTAAACGGAGTCAACGCCAATTCACCCGTTTGGAAAGCAGACGGCAAACAAGAACACTGCGTGAGGCGCGGCCACTTTCCAGAAGTGGAAATATGCGGTTGTTGTAGGCTTCTGGGGAATGTAGTCTAAAAAGCTATTGCTAGAGGGCATGCGCTGCGTTGCGAAGGATGTTGGGGAATATAGTTAATGGGGAATACTCAACCGCGCGTGCTCTGTAGTTATTGAGCTCTTTGGAAGTGCTGTAGCCTCCTGTGAGTTCTAGTTTCACAATATTACAAGGTCTCATTGGCTTCTGCACGTTAAACTAGAAATGCCCAGTTACTTTcagaagactcttggcagtgtgaaggatcagagggatcttggggtccgagtccataggacgttcgaaggagctgcgcaggttgactctgtggttaagaaggcatacggtgtattggccttcatcaattgtggaaatgaatttaagagccgagaggtaatgctgcagctatataggaccctggtcagaatcCA encodes:
- the LOC140715618 gene encoding formyl peptide receptor 2-like gives rise to the protein MSHSEGMSNSTLTGNLSSYNFTDSRFSKEWGAPSVMSMVIIILSILLGVPGNGAVIWVTGFKMKSTAHTVFFLNLAAADLMYCLFLPFLTIHISELHSGYFININVQLCILIMYLNAFASVCLICLISIYRCLAVTRPIWFQQHLRLAWVRVTCFVAWVIAIAMWLALLFSWYTYNTIPIVSSFGFYPPFVIMVISYAVLGWRLHRERFAKSWKPIRLIVIAVAAFVICWLPFSLCVLSIHFYITVPVGWCIFFQALASFNSALNPLIYVFAGSDFRQVFKRSVFASLQLAFAEHELQGETPNRNPTSNRNV